Part of the Rhodococcus sp. OK302 genome is shown below.
CGCCGTACTCGGAAAGCAAATGCAGCGAAACCAACAGCGCACCACCGGAGATGGCAAGCCGCAACTGCGGAACGACGACGCGGAAGAACACAGCCCACGGGCCGAGTCCGAGCGCGCGGGCGGATTCCTCCACTGCGGGATCCAACCGTCGCAATGTCGCCGCAACGGGAATGTAGACCAGCGGGAAGTATGACAGCGTCGCGATCAGCACACCGCCGTGCAGTCCCCCGAGCGATGGAATTGCCGTCACCCAGGAGTAACTGTTGACAAACGCCGGAATGGCAAGTGGGGCAGCAAGAAGGACAGCCCAGATCTTGGCCCCGAAGACTCGGGTGCGCTCCACCAACCAGGCGGCGACAACACCGACGATCACACACAGAGGCACGGTGACAACCACCAATTGCACCGTATTGACCAGCAATTCGAGCACCCGCGGCCGGAACAGCAACGCCGAAGCGGTATCCCAGCCGGTATCGATACTCTGCGCGATCACGTAGCCCAGCGGAACGAACGAAACCGCAACCACCAGAAGGGCGGTTACGGCCAGGAGAAACGAGGGTCGGTTCCGACGTGCGGTCGGGCGAGCCTGCGCTCGCTCCGACCGCACGCGGTCCTTCAATCCGAGATTCAGAGCAGACCAGCTTCGGTCATCAGCTGCGTCACCTGCGGGCTGTTCAACTTCGCCGGATCGATCTTCGGCGCCTGCAGATCTGCCAGGGGAACCAGCTTCGCGTTGGCCGGAACATCGCTACCGACGGTGTACTCGAACGACGTACCGTTCTGCAGAACTTCCTGGCCGGACTTGCCGGTGACGAACTTCAGGAACTGCTGCGCTGCATCCTGCTTCGAGCTGGACTTCAGAACGCCGCCACCGGAGACGCTGACGAATGCGCCCGGATCTTCGTTCTTGAAGTAGTGCAGTGTGACGTTCTTGCTGTTCTCACCGGTCTTGGCCTGATCGCCGAACCAGTAGTAGTGGTAGATCACGCCGCCGGGGATCTCACCCGCGTTGACAGCCTTCATGACCGTGCCGTTGCCCTTGTACGTGCGGACGTTGTCCTTCATGCCCGCGAGCCACGCCTTGGTTGCGTCCTCACCCTTGAGCTCGAGGAGGGCACTGACGATCGCCTGGAAGTCTGCTCCCGAAGGCGAAGCCGCCCAGCGGTCCTTCCATTCCGGGTTCTGCAAGTCCAGGAGCGACTTGGGCAGCTGATCTTCGGTCAGCATGTCCTTGTTGTAGGCAAAGACGGTGGAGCGTGCAGCGATGCCGGTCCACTTGCCACTCGACGGGCGGTACTCGCTGGGAACCTGCGCGATGGTGTCAGCCTTCACGTCCGTGAAGAGGCCGGCGTTCTCGACGAGGGTCATCGCGGGCGAGTTCTCCGTGAGGAAAACATCAGCCGGCGACTTGTCACCTTCGGCAACCAACTGATTGCCGAGCTCGGTGTCACTGCCCTGACGCATCTCGACCTTGATGCCGGTTTCCTTGGTGAAGGCGTCGGCCCACTCCTTGGTCAGCGACTCGTGCTGAGCGTTGTAGACCGTGATCGACTCGGGAGCACCCGCTGCACTGGTTTCCGTCGTCTTGTCCGAATCCGAACTCGAGCACGCGGCAACTGCCAAGACTGCAGCTGTAGCCAACGCAATCCCTGAAATCCGTCCGAATCGCTTGCGCATATCCATCCGTCCTGTAGTGGCCGGGACCACTCCCGACTGCCTTCGTCGGGTGATGCTACTCCTAGGGTTGGCATACCTAAGACGGGGTATAGGCAAACGAGATTTACATTTAACCTGGTCAGATGTTCAATTTGCCGGCCTGATGCCGGCTTCTGTACCCACTGCAGCGGCGGCACCACGGTTCTCGACGCCTAACTTCTTCAGCACTCCCGCAACGTGAAACTTGACTGTGCTCTCACTGACCCCGAGCCGTTCGGAGATCGCCTTGTTACGGCGGCCCGCGACCAGGTGCTCGAGAACTTCGAATTCGCGCGGCGCCAATTCTGTGAGTGTGTGGCCCACCGGAAGCGCCAGGTGTACGTCGAGCGGAAGGGACGCACTGATTCGACTACCCCAGCCAGGCGTCGATTCGGACTCGATGCGGCCGCCCAAAGTTTCTACCCGAGAACGTAATTGACGCTCGATGTCGGCGACATCCGCTTCGCCTCCGCCGTCGTCGCGAATATCGAGCAGCAGCGCAGAACCGTCCACAGTCCACGCCACGCGAATCCTGGACAGCGTGTGCTGGTCCGCCAATGCAAGCACTGCGCCCCGCACCACTGCCCGCGCACCGTGCGCGACTTCACCGGGAAGGCCGCGGCCGTCGACGGGCGGTTCCACCATTTCCACTTCGATCTCGCGGTGTTTGAGCAAAGACCGCAACTCTCCTCGCATCCGCGCAAACGCCGTGGTGATGGCTTCTTCGGCCAGTTCACGGTGAACGTCGACGGCTGACCGCAACCCGATCAACGCCGACGATGTTGTCTCACGGGCCGACGTTCGCGCCCGAGTGTCGTCGAGATCATCCGAGCGCAACGTGGCAAGAATGGTTTCCAGCGTCGCAGCATGGATTTCCGTCATCTCGGCAACCGTGCGTGCGCGTTCCGACGACGCCGCTCTCGACTCCGCCAGATACGCCGGACTGGCATTGCGAACCTGCAATTGAATACCTGTCGCGACAACGCCGAACAGTGCCGCCACGACCGTGAGCGATGCGTTCCGGGCGGCCGCAGCACGCGGCGTCAGCATGAGCAACGTATCGGTCCGATCGAGAATCGCGTACACCTCTCGCTCACGACCGGCGACCGTCATCGCGCCCCGAAAGATCTGTCCCACAGCAAGACTGCCACGAATGTGATCGAGTTCAGCGATGGTAACCCGATCGACGACGGCCGGATCGCCGGCAACTTTACGCGGCCTACCGGTGCATTCGCGGGTAAATATCACGAGCGACGAGTGTGGTGCCGTATCAGCGATCAGCGCCGAAAATCGGCTCCCGATCTCGGGTAGCGGTCCGACCAGGACGTCGCGTAGATCCGAGATCAACTGAGGGGCGTTGTCGACGAGGCTCACCGGTCAACGATAGCGGCGCACACTATTTCTACAGCGTCGTCCTCATCAGCATCACGTTGTAGTCCGACCAGGTAGTGGCAAGAAAGTATAGATCCTGCCCCTGCGACCACGGATGCATGTAGGCACCGTACAGACCCGGGACGGCGCCCGATCCGATCACGACGTCGGACGCACTCCACGGTCCGGTCAACTGATCCGCTGTTCGCAACACCAGCGAGCCTGATGCATCGGAGTACATGGCGACGAATCTGCCCAGATAGTTGTTGTACTGCACCGACAGTTCACTCACATCACCATCGAGTACGGGCACAGCAACATCGGGATTGTTTGGTACCCAACCCTTTCCGTCCCAGTACTCGTAGGCTGCGGCGTCGACGATCGCTTCTTCCTTCACCCGCGAAAGTCTCGCTTCGGAGAAACGACCCGGCGGCGTCCCGAAGTTGTAGACGTACCCACCGTCTTTGACGAAGGACCCCATCTGAAAATTGGCGTTGCCTGTCAACGGCAGATTTGGGCGCGCCGACGACGGTTCGACCTGCCACGTCTCACCGTTGTCGTGCGAAGACGCGATCTGCGAGAAGTTGGTGGCCCATTCTCCTGATCCGCCCCATGACCGCACAGACATGTAGTTGACGTACTGCACTCCGTTCACCGAAATGCCCGTCGTGGGAATGCTGCTGGTCTCGACGCCGGTGACCTTGAGGCTTCCGATGATCTCCCGCGAGTGATTCGGCCGGTCCGTAGGCGAGGAATCGATATTCATGCCGTCGGACAGATTGCCATCGCCGCTGCGGAACAGGACGTTGCTGCGCCAGTCCCCCACAACTCCGCTACAGAGGAGATCGGACCCGATGCCGACGGTGTCGCCGAACACGGTCAGCACCTGACCTGCGCCGTTGTCCCACATGATCCCGAGATCCGTGCCCAGGACATTGAACCGTTCGACGGTCTGGTTGGGGCTGAGCGCGCCGGTGATGTACTCGACCGCCGAGGTACGACCCTGCAGTTCGGGAAGATTTCCGTTGGTTCCGTTGAGCCAGGGAATCGGGTTGGTGGGCCCGCCCGACTTTTCGAGACTTCCGGTGACATTGCAGTCCCACGGAGACGCTTGCGCGTGTGTCGCGCCGAGTAACGCGGTGGACGCGACTACGCAGGCAACCGCTGATGCCGACAACTTCACCATTGATGTCAATCCAATTCTCCGAACCGTCCGCACCGACATGTCTACGAGTATCGTTGCATAGCAACATAAATAGATGAACGGACCCGCAACGGATCACGTTCATCTAATGTGTATTTTTCTCGGAGTTCCCTACTTCGGGTCACCTCAAACCAAGGAATACCTCGTGCGCACCCGACGCTCCCTCCGCTTTCAGTCCTCCAGCACCGTTACGCGCACCATGATCGTCGCGGCGTTTGCTGCAACCGCCTTGACTGCATGCTCCGGAGAAAGCGCGGACACCAAACCCGCATCGACAACGGCAGCGCCGACGACAACCAGCGCATTGGTCACCACGACAACAGCTGCCCCGGTCGCGACGACGACCGCTGTCTCGCCTGTTGCGCCTCCTCCCGTCGCAACGCCCGCTGCGGCGCCGGCCGCAGTGCCGGCCATGATGCCTGACGTCGTCTGTATGAATCTCCAAGATGCGCAGGACACCATCCAGGCCGCGGGCGTCTTCTTCTCCCGGAGCGCAGACGCAACGGGAGCCGGCCGACGCCAGGTGGTCGATTCGAACTGGATCGTCGTCGATCAGACGCCGTCAGCGGGTAGCCCGTTCGGGGAAATCGAAGCAGTGTTGTCCGCCGTCAAGATCGGCGAACCGAGCCCCTGCTGATCTAGCTCGCCGTCCGATAGGAAGCAGAAAGTCTCGGCCATGGACAAGTACGACTGTAAGAAGGCACAGAATCGCGATTACGTGGTCGCGCCACTCTCGCCCGGCTACACGACGAGTTCATGCCCGAGCACGGACTGAACTTCAACGGCGATCACCATGAGATCTACTCGAGTGACGCTCGCAAGAGCGTTCCGGCCAAGCTCCGAACCATCCTCCGCCAACCCGTTTGCTCCGCTTGGCCAACTACGCCACGACTCAGAGTTACAGATTGCCCGTCATTGCCACACCAATTGACCGAAAACGGTCACACTGATGACCATCTCTTTGTACTGTGACACAGCTGGACATACGTCCAACCTTTGCCGTGGCGTCAACCGCACTTGCGCTCCGGTCAAACGACAGGAGCCTAGACAGTGTCACCATCCGGTTCCGACGTCTCTACGCGTCGAACGCACCTCATTCGCACAATCCTCGCCATCCTCGTTATTGCGCCTCTCTCGATGGCTGCGTTCTACATGTGGGCGCTGTGGAACCCCGGCGACACCGTCAACCAATTGCCGGTCGCGATCGTCAACGCCGACGCCGGCACCGATCTCGACGGAACTCGCCTCGAAGCCGGAACCGAAGTGGTCGCCGGACTGGTCGACAGCGGTGACGTCGCGTGGAAAGTTGTGACGGCCCAGGAGGCGAAGGACGGTGTCGACGACGGCAGCTTCTACTTCTCCGTGGTGATTCCCGAGAGCTTCAGCGCCGATGTCGCGAGCGCTGCCACCGGGTCGGGCCGCAAGGCTCAGCTCCAGGTGGTCTACAACGACTACAACAGCCTCGTAGCAACGCCTGTCGGCGAAAGCGTCATCGCGCAGGTTCGTTCAGCCGTCTCCGAGTCGATCGGCGAGCAGTCCATCGACCAGGTCCTTATCGGCCTCGGCGATCTGGGCGCCGGATTCGGAGAAGCTGCAGCCGGAGCGCAACAACTTTCCGACGGCACCGGGCAGGCCTTGGCCGGCACCAAGCAACTCCACGACGGCAGCAAGGAACTGGCGACAGGCCTTGGTGAGGCGAACCAGGGTGGGAAGGAACTCGCAGCGGGAACCGGCGAACTTGCTGCCGGGGCAGACGAGGCAGCCGCCGGGTCACAGGAACTGAATGCCGGCATGCAGCAGTTGGTCGCCGGAACAGATGAGCTCGGCGCCGGTGCCGGCCAGATCAGCGAAGTGGTCGACATGGTGACCACCCCGATCCTCGACCTCGTCGGTTCGTCCGGACAGGTTGTTGGCCAGATCGATTCATTGATCACTTCACTTCGCCTTGCGGGCGATCCCGTCTCCGTCGGACTCGTCGACGCACTGTCCGGCTTGCGTGCCACGCTGACAGCACAGCCGGCAGAAGACGACATCGTCAGCCAACTCGGCCAACTGCGTGACGGTGCTCGAGAAATCACGAGCCAACTCACCGATCCGAAGAGTGACTACCGCGGCGGATTGAATGCAGCAGCAGCAGGCGTCGGCGAATTGAGCAGTGGTCTCGGCGAACTTTCCACCGGCGCACATCAACTCGATTCCGGCGCGAACGAACTATCTTCCGGCCTCGGCCAGCTGGCAGCCGGCAGCATCGAACTTCGCGATGGACTGGGTGAGCTGTCCACCGGCGTCGGCGAGTTGGACGCCGGCAGCAACGAACTGTCGCAGGGACTCACCGAAGGCGCTGCCCAGGTTCCGCAGTTCACCGAAGAGGAACGTTCCACCACCGCCAACCTGCTCTCGGCACCCGTCTCCGTCGACGCGCAGAACAGCTACCCTGCCGCCGGCTTCGGACCGGGCGCAGTACCCGCCGTCATGTCTGTGATCCTGTTTCTTTGCGGAATCCTGACCTGGTTCGTGGTTCGCCCACGCCGAGGTCGCTCGGAACAAGTACACACCTCCGTGGTCCGAGAAGGTCTGCGTCGGTACCGTGTTCCGGCACTGGTCACTCTGGTGGCGGCCCTGGTTCTGTCAGTAGTTTCGCTGACCGTCGCGAATGTGGACCCGCCGAGCGTCGTCGCAATGATCGCCGTCATGATTCTCGTCGGTGCCGCAGCAGTGGCATTGGGACGACTGTTCACTGTCGTATTCGGCCCGATCAACGGCACTTTCATCGCCCTGGGCGCCTTGATGATTCAAATCTTCGCCTTCGGCGCCGTGTACCCGATCGAACAGATGCCGGCGCCGCTGCAGTGGTTGCACGCCCTGATGCCACTGACCTGGGCGCGCAACGCAATGCGCATGGTTCTGGTCGGATACTACGGACCGAAATTCTGGCTGGCAGTAGCCGGTCTGTTCCTTCTGGTGGTCGGAGCAGTTGCCTTCACCATCTGGTGGCGTCGCCGTCAGGAACCCACTCCCGACGACAACGCTCCCATCACCGAGGAGATCGTGTATCTCCAGCCGACACACAGCTGAGTCAGATCAGCGGGTTCCACTCACTCCGCCATCGAGCGGAATCACCGCGCCGGTGAGATAAGCACCGGCGCGGGAGGACAGGAAGATTGCCAGCCCGGCAGCATCTTCCGGCGAACCCACACGCCCGAGCGGAACCGATGCGGCCACGGCATTGGCGCTCTCCTCGTCGTCTAGAAGGAACGCCATCATCTTCGACGGAAAAGGTCCCGGAGCAATCGCATTGACCGTGATCTTTTCCGCTGCAAGCGTTACCGCCAACTTCCGAGTCAACATGTGCACGGCAGCCTTGCTCGCACCGTAAGAGAAGTTCTCGGAGCCGGACACCACCAGTCCGTCGATCGAACCGATATTGATGACGCGCGCCGGATCCTCGGTTGTTGCCGCAGCGCGTAACTGCGGCAACAACTTCTGCGTCAACAAGAAGATCGCTTTGACGTTGAGATCAAAAATCTTGTCGAACCCTGCAGCCGGAAAATCGTCGACCGGTGCGCCCCAGGTCGCGCCGGCATTGTTGACCAGCACATCGAGCGTCGGCGATACCTCGGCGACTTCGGCCGCCAAACTTGCGACGCCGTCGTCGGTCGACAAATCTGCCGGATGTGAAATGCAGGTGCCGAACTCCGAGAGTTCCTGCGCTGCCTTGTCACACGCCTCCGCTTTGCGTGCGGAGATAATGACTGTCGCGCCGCCCTCGACAAATCCGCGAGCAATCATGTAACCGATTCCGCGTGATCCACCGGTCACCACGACGGTCTTGCCACTGACGTCGAACAGTCCGTCCAACAAGCTCATCTGATCAAACCTTTCGCACAGCAGGGGTCAGGGAACGAACACGACTCGGCCGACAGTTGTGCCGTCCCCGAGTCGACCGACACCCTCGGCAACGTCGGACAACGGCAACCGCTCTCCGATCAACGGTTTGATCAATCCGGCATCCGCGAGCCTTGTGAGCTCGACATGGCAATCGTCGATAGCCTGCTGGTTGTACGCCTTGTAGAGGCCCCAGTGCAGACCGATGATCGAATAGTTCTTGATCAGAGCATGATTGAGAGCCGGTTGCGGAATGGTGCCGCCCGCGAAACCGATGATCACGATGCGCCCCTCGAAGGCGATGCACTTGGTCGACTTCGCGTAGGCGTCGCCGCCGACCGGATCGAACACCACGTCGGCGCCCTTACCGCCGGTGAATTCTTTCACCGCTGCGACAAAATCCTCGCTGTGCCGGTCGACAACCAAATCCGCACCCAGCTTGCGTGCGTACTCCACCTTGTCCGGTCCACCGACAACACCGATCACCTTGGCGCCGGCTGCTTTACCGATCTGGACGGCAGCACTTCCCACACCACCGGCTGCGGCATGCACCAAGAGAGTCTCACCTTCGAGCAACTGCGTACGACGATGCAGCGCGAACCACGCCGTTTGGTAGCCGACGGTGAGAGCAGACGCTTCGGCGTCATCCAGCGCGGCCGGCGCCGGGTACGTGTTGGTTTCGTCCAGAATCGAGAACTCGGCAAAACCGCCATCCGGCAGACTCGGGTTGCCGATCACTCGATCACCGACCGAGAATTTGGTGACGGATTCTCCGACCGAGACAACTTCACCACACATCTCGACGCCGGGCGTGAACGGCAGGGGCGGCTTGATCTGGTACTCGCCGCGACACATCAGCACATCGGGGAAGTTGGCCGGTACGGCAAGGAGTTTCACCAACAACTCGGTGGACCTCGGCGTCGGATCTGCCACTTCTTCAAGCTTCAATACATCTCGGGGTTCACCGAGTTCGTTGATGCGCCAAGCCTTCACAGGAATTCTCCACTCAGGTAGTGATTGTGTTTTTCAGGAAACAGGAAGGTCGACGAGTTCGCCCAGCCGCGCCCGATGCTGATACGCCGTACCCAGCGTCAGTTGATCACTCTTGGCGCGCTTGAGGTACAGGTGCGCCGGATACTCCCACGTCATTCCGATCCCTCCGTGGAGCTGCACACATTCCTCGGCGGCGTGAACAGCGACGTCGCTGCAGAATGCCTGGGCGAGCGTTGCTGCAACTCCGGAATCCTCGTCGCCACGCGCGTAAGTGTCTGCGGCATAACGCGCGGCCGCACCGGCGGAGCTGACTTCGAGCCACAAGTCCGCCAGACGGTGCTTGATCGCCTGATACGAGCCGATCGCTCGACCGAACTGCTTGCGCTCCTTCACATAGGAAAGCGTGGTCTCCAAACACCACTGAGCAACAGCGAACTGCTCCGATGCGAGTAGCGCGCTTCCAACGATCAACGCCTCTTCCACAGCGCCAACAGCGTTCCCGCCATCCACCCGCACCGACGACGCTCCGGAGAACTCGACGTCGGCCAGCCGGCGAGTCATGTCCAAGGACAACACCGGCGTCACATTCGCGTCGGCAATACGCACGGTGTGCAGTTCGAGGCCGCTCGCGCCGGACACCGGAACAACAAGTACGTCTGCCTCGGCAACACCGGCAACGGTGGTGACACGGCCGACGAGACCTGAATCCGTGGCCTTGACCGAAGCCACGAAAGTACCGGGCGCCGTCGACAGCGGAATTACCAATGCTGCAGTCGACTCTCCGGAAGCCAAGCGCCCGAGAACTTCTCGCTCACCGGCCCTCAACAACGCCGTCGTTGCCAGCACTGCGCTGGTGAAGAACGGAACCGGAGCGACAGCGCGGCCGATCTCCTCCATCACCACCGCAGCCTCACGGGTGGACGCACCCGCTCCCCCGAACTCCTCGGGTATCAGCAATCCCGCCAACCCGAGTTCCGATGCGAGCGACTTCCACAAACCTGTGAAGTCTGCCGGCACCTCGTCGTACGCGGTCATCACAGTCTCGGCTGCGGCGCGTTCACTCAGCAAGCGTCGGACACTGGCCCGCAGGTCTTGTTCGGTCTCGGTGTACAGCAGATCGGCGCTCATCGGGGTAGGTCCTTCCAGGCGATATCCTTGTCGACGCGATGTTCGGGCGGCAACCCGAGGACCCGCTCTGCGATGACGTTGCGAAGGATCTCCGACGTCCCGCCTTCGATCGAATTACCCTTCGCTCGGAGGTACCGATAGCCCGGTTCACGTCCGGTGAAGTCCACGGAATCCGGTCGTCGGAGCGTCCAATCGTCGTAGCGCAATCCGGCTTCACCGTGCAGCTCGAGATCGAAGCCCGAAATCTGCTGGGCGAGACCGGCAAACGCAAGTTTCATGCCGGAACCCTCCGGTCCGGGTTGCCCGGCTGCAAGTTGCTGGCCTAGCCGTACCCCGGTCAGACGGGCAACTTCGGATTCGGTCCAGAGCCGCATCAACTCGTCGTGCATCGCAGGGTTACGCAGCTGCGGTTCCTCTCGCCACGCCTGCGCAACCTTGCCGATCATTCCGCCTTCACGCGGAGCGCCGGATCCGATGGCCACACGCTCGTTGTTCAGCGTGGTGGTAGCGACCTTCCAGCCCTGTCCTTCCGCGCCGAGGCGGTTGGCATCCGGAATGCGTACGTCCGTGAGGAATACCTCGTTGAACTCTGCCTCACCGGTGATCTGACGTAGTGGACGGACGTCGACGCCGGGATCGGTCATGTCGCAGATAAAGTAGCTCAGCCCAGCGTGTTTGGACCGCTCCGGATCGGTCCGGGCCACCAGAATTGCCAACTGCGCGTTCTGAGCACCCGACGTCCAGACCTTCTGCCCGTTCACGATCCAGTCGTCGCCGTCGCGTACTGCGCGGGTAGCCACGGCGGCCAGATCCGAACCGGCACCCGGCTCGCTGAACAGCTGGCAGTAAACGGTCTCCGAGGTCCACAAGGGGCGCAGGAACTTCCGCTTCTGCTCCTCCGTACCGAAGGCGGCAATGGTGGGCGCTGCCATGCCCAGTCCGATGCCGTTCTTGCCCACATCCGGCCCCGGCGCACCCGCTGCCGCCAATTGAGCGTTAACCCGGTGCTGGAAGCTCTGCGGCACACCGAGACCCCCCTGGCCTTCGGCGAAATGGACCCACGCCAATCCGGCGTCGAATCGTGCGCCGAGGAACTTCGACACTGACGTCTTCGCCGGATCATGATCGGCAAGAAGGGTGTTCACCTTTTCGGCAAGATCACGTGATACTGCATCTTCATCGAAAGCCATGCAAACTCCTACAGTTCGAGCGATGGGGGTGAAGCTCAGTCCTTGGGTCCGCCGGCAACGTAGACAACCTGGCCGGAGACAAATCCTGCGCCCTCACTGACAAAGAAGGACGCAGTGTGAGCGATATCCTCGGGCTGGCCGACGCGGTTGACCGGAATCTGTGAAGCGGCAGCTGTTTTGAAATCCTCGAAGCCGACGCCCATGCGCTCCGCCGTTGCCGCAGTCATCTCGGTTTCGATAAATCCGGGAGCAATCGCATTGGCCGTGACGCCGAACTTTCCCAATTCGAAGGCCAAAGTTTTGGTGAATCCCTGCATGCCCGCCTTCGCTGCCGAGTAGTTGACCTGGCCCCGGTTACCCAGTGCCGACGTGCTCGAGAGATTCACGATACGGCCGAAGTTGGCTTCCACCATGTACTTCTGCACAGCGCGCGACATCAAGAACGCGCCGCGAAGGTGAACACTGATGACGGAATCCCACTCGGTAACAGTCATCTTGAAGAGCAGATTGTCCCGCGTGATACCGGCATTGTTGATCAATACAGTGGGCGAACCGAGTTCAGTTGCGATCCTCTCGACCGCGGCGGCAACCGATGCTTCATCGGATACATCGGCTCCGACGGCCAGCGCTTCACCGCCCGCAGCCCTGATCGCGTCAACGGTGCCCGCGCACGCTGCTTCGTCGAGATCGAGTACTGCAACGGCAAACCCGTCTGCCGATAGACGCTTTGCCACTGCCGCACCGATACCACGAGCCGAACCCGTGACGATCGCCGTTCTGCGTTCCTGACTCACTTGCCCTCCAATACATTGTGGTGAAACCGGCGATCTCGTCAGATTCCGGCTTGAACTGCAACTTCTCGGGCCTTGGCAACCAAGGCATCGATACGTTCAACAGTGGGTGTACCACTTTCGGCCGCATTCTGTGGTTCATCGCGCGCACGACGCATCACGCCCTCGGCAATGACCGCAACCTTCCACAGCCCCAACGCGTGCCAGAACTTCAGTGCCGCCGGATCCCGACCGGTGGCATCGAGATAGACCTGCGACAGCTCGTCTCGCGTCGGGAATCCCGGGAGCGCCGACGCCGGGAAATCTCCGCCGGTATCTTCCCCGGCCGCCGGCCAGTACGCCAGCAGACTTCCGACATCGGCGAGCGGATCTCCGAGTGTGCACAGTTCCCAGTCGAGTGCGGCGACAACCTCACCACTGATCGCGGACGTGATCACATTGCGCAGGTGAAAGTCGCCATGCACCAACGTGGTTTCGGTGTGCTGCGGCTGCGCGGCAATCAGACGCCGGGTCAAGTCATCCAGATCCGGGCACTTCCGAGTCTTCGACTGCTCCCACTGACCGCCCCACCGCTTCAACTGCCTTGCAGCATAAGGCTTATGGCTGGCCAAATCATCCAACCCCGCAGCCTTCAGATCGACGGCATGAATTTTGGCCAAAGTCCGGGCAAGCGAGATGCCGATCGCCCGGCGCCGCTCCGGCGTCAACGCTTCCGCCAACGGCATTCGGTCCACTACCTGGCCGTCGACAAATTCCATGAGCAGCAAAGGAACTTCGGTAACTGCCGGGTCTTCCGTCAACCCGAAAACTCGGGGCGACGGCACCTCCGTGGATTCCAATGCGGACAGGATCCGCGCTTCGCGTGCCACATCGTGCGCGGACGCCAGAAGGTGACCGAGAGGTGGGCGTCGTAGCACCCACTTCGCGCCGCCCTGATCCTGAACGAGATAGGTGAGATTGGACTGTCCCAGACCAATGCGATCAAAAGTCAGCGGGCCGCTGACATCGATTCCCAGTCCCGATATCCACTGGGTGACGGCTCCGGGATCCAACCCCACTATGTCGACACTAGGCACCGAAAGATGCTCCTTGCCTGAACGGCTTTGCATCGCCGAGCAACTGTCCTCCGTCGATGGTCATGATCTCGCCGGTAATCCACCCCGCCGCATCGGAAACCAAGAAGGCGATAGCGGAGGCGACATCGTCCGGCTCACCGATGCGACCCAACGCTGTCGACGCTGATACTGCCTCTTCGTGTTCCTTCCACAGCGCCTCGGCCAGCTTGGTGCGCACTACTCCCGGAGCAACCGCGTTGACCCGAATCTTCGGAGACAGTTCGAGAGCCAACTGCTTCGTGACGTGAATGAGGGCGGCCTTCGACGCATTGTAAGTAC
Proteins encoded:
- a CDS encoding acyl-CoA dehydrogenase family protein, which produces MAFDEDAVSRDLAEKVNTLLADHDPAKTSVSKFLGARFDAGLAWVHFAEGQGGLGVPQSFQHRVNAQLAAAGAPGPDVGKNGIGLGMAAPTIAAFGTEEQKRKFLRPLWTSETVYCQLFSEPGAGSDLAAVATRAVRDGDDWIVNGQKVWTSGAQNAQLAILVARTDPERSKHAGLSYFICDMTDPGVDVRPLRQITGEAEFNEVFLTDVRIPDANRLGAEGQGWKVATTTLNNERVAIGSGAPREGGMIGKVAQAWREEPQLRNPAMHDELMRLWTESEVARLTGVRLGQQLAAGQPGPEGSGMKLAFAGLAQQISGFDLELHGEAGLRYDDWTLRRPDSVDFTGREPGYRYLRAKGNSIEGGTSEILRNVIAERVLGLPPEHRVDKDIAWKDLPR
- a CDS encoding NADPH:quinone oxidoreductase family protein, translated to MKAWRINELGEPRDVLKLEEVADPTPRSTELLVKLLAVPANFPDVLMCRGEYQIKPPLPFTPGVEMCGEVVSVGESVTKFSVGDRVIGNPSLPDGGFAEFSILDETNTYPAPAALDDAEASALTVGYQTAWFALHRRTQLLEGETLLVHAAAGGVGSAAVQIGKAAGAKVIGVVGGPDKVEYARKLGADLVVDRHSEDFVAAVKEFTGGKGADVVFDPVGGDAYAKSTKCIAFEGRIVIIGFAGGTIPQPALNHALIKNYSIIGLHWGLYKAYNQQAIDDCHVELTRLADAGLIKPLIGERLPLSDVAEGVGRLGDGTTVGRVVFVP
- a CDS encoding acyl-CoA dehydrogenase family protein; amino-acid sequence: MSADLLYTETEQDLRASVRRLLSERAAAETVMTAYDEVPADFTGLWKSLASELGLAGLLIPEEFGGAGASTREAAVVMEEIGRAVAPVPFFTSAVLATTALLRAGEREVLGRLASGESTAALVIPLSTAPGTFVASVKATDSGLVGRVTTVAGVAEADVLVVPVSGASGLELHTVRIADANVTPVLSLDMTRRLADVEFSGASSVRVDGGNAVGAVEEALIVGSALLASEQFAVAQWCLETTLSYVKERKQFGRAIGSYQAIKHRLADLWLEVSSAGAAARYAADTYARGDEDSGVAATLAQAFCSDVAVHAAEECVQLHGGIGMTWEYPAHLYLKRAKSDQLTLGTAYQHRARLGELVDLPVS
- the fabG gene encoding 3-oxoacyl-ACP reductase FabG — encoded protein: MSQERRTAIVTGSARGIGAAVAKRLSADGFAVAVLDLDEAACAGTVDAIRAAGGEALAVGADVSDEASVAAAVERIATELGSPTVLINNAGITRDNLLFKMTVTEWDSVISVHLRGAFLMSRAVQKYMVEANFGRIVNLSSTSALGNRGQVNYSAAKAGMQGFTKTLAFELGKFGVTANAIAPGFIETEMTAATAERMGVGFEDFKTAAASQIPVNRVGQPEDIAHTASFFVSEGAGFVSGQVVYVAGGPKD
- a CDS encoding phosphotransferase family protein, translated to MQSRSGKEHLSVPSVDIVGLDPGAVTQWISGLGIDVSGPLTFDRIGLGQSNLTYLVQDQGGAKWVLRRPPLGHLLASAHDVAREARILSALESTEVPSPRVFGLTEDPAVTEVPLLLMEFVDGQVVDRMPLAEALTPERRRAIGISLARTLAKIHAVDLKAAGLDDLASHKPYAARQLKRWGGQWEQSKTRKCPDLDDLTRRLIAAQPQHTETTLVHGDFHLRNVITSAISGEVVAALDWELCTLGDPLADVGSLLAYWPAAGEDTGGDFPASALPGFPTRDELSQVYLDATGRDPAALKFWHALGLWKVAVIAEGVMRRARDEPQNAAESGTPTVERIDALVAKAREVAVQAGI